The Candidatus Trichorickettsia mobilis genome has a segment encoding these proteins:
- a CDS encoding TraB/VirB10 family protein, which produces MGDLKKYFENLLEKINGYFIGTDKPLSKKEITLKKWFNLGLVAVLVIISFIVLLLFIASNDKPKNGLDDGNITDDSIIAAKHTKIELGTDATKADIKWQNFLEESIETEGKTRQQQIELLKNAVAKSQEASKEEVNTELDELKSRLSYALNEIDRLKVDNQNIQQDIASLTPENGNERLAAELGITAINTKLVTKPPVSSFNYIPATSYVSGHLLGGIAVSTSVNSATSPIPVIIKLTSRGNLPKDFAVDIANCRLLASSYGDISSERAIIRAEELVCEDKEACLIISTKVSGVIYGDDGANGIRGSVVSMSDKHLKNAVIGGVLSGFSNTAKGQNGLEITALGAVSTKKQGMKDVAKDGLLSGTSSAAEKLADYHIRLAENISPVILVPGGTKVDVVFTKSVEIGSVDIEEVINAERTGQ; this is translated from the coding sequence ATGGGAGATTTAAAAAAATACTTTGAAAACTTACTGGAAAAAATAAACGGCTATTTTATCGGTACGGACAAACCTCTAAGTAAAAAAGAAATCACTTTAAAAAAATGGTTTAACTTAGGATTAGTGGCGGTTCTAGTAATAATTAGCTTTATCGTATTGTTATTATTTATAGCGTCAAACGATAAACCTAAAAACGGTTTAGATGACGGAAATATTACCGATGATAGCATTATTGCCGCAAAACATACAAAGATAGAGCTTGGAACGGACGCAACTAAGGCGGACATTAAATGGCAGAACTTCCTCGAGGAATCGATTGAAACGGAAGGTAAAACAAGGCAGCAGCAAATTGAATTATTGAAAAACGCCGTTGCTAAAAGCCAAGAAGCTAGCAAGGAAGAAGTAAATACTGAGCTTGATGAGCTAAAATCACGTCTTTCTTATGCTTTAAACGAGATAGATCGTTTAAAAGTAGATAATCAGAATATTCAGCAGGATATAGCTTCGCTTACCCCTGAAAACGGTAACGAGAGGTTAGCGGCAGAGCTTGGCATAACCGCAATAAATACCAAACTCGTTACCAAACCGCCGGTATCTTCCTTTAATTATATTCCGGCAACAAGCTATGTCAGCGGTCATTTGCTAGGGGGTATTGCTGTTTCTACTTCGGTCAATTCTGCCACCTCACCGATACCCGTAATAATCAAACTAACCAGTAGAGGCAATCTACCTAAAGATTTTGCCGTTGATATAGCTAATTGCCGACTACTTGCGAGTTCTTACGGCGATATATCATCGGAGAGGGCGATTATCAGAGCCGAAGAGCTTGTTTGCGAGGATAAAGAGGCCTGTCTTATTATTAGTACGAAAGTATCGGGTGTTATATACGGAGATGACGGAGCAAACGGCATTCGCGGTTCTGTAGTTTCGATGTCCGACAAACATTTAAAAAATGCCGTTATAGGCGGCGTGCTTAGCGGATTTAGCAATACCGCTAAGGGACAAAACGGACTTGAGATTACTGCTCTCGGCGCAGTTAGTACTAAAAAGCAGGGCATGAAGGATGTGGCGAAAGACGGTCTACTTAGCGGCACAAGCTCTGCTGCCGAAAAATTAGCGGATTACCATATTAGGTTAGCCGAGAATATCTCTCCCGTCATTTTAGTACCGGGCGGTACAAAAGTAGACGTAGTCTTTACTAAGTCGGTTGAGATCGGCTCAGTTGATATTGAGGAAGTAATTAATGCGGAGAGGACGGGGCAATGA
- a CDS encoding conjugal transfer protein TraW: MIKNNRLIILCTVILVTLQAFAKDLGTKGHTYQIIEQPFLRMIDERLQKVDMKKEQEKMTAIVKDRALNPRAVEGLLPAFSSRVFYFDPTYTLEEDAVLPCGRILHKAGTKVNPLEHMDLNRRLFFIDSRELAQIKWLKAQLAASNLDISNNLADQKEPIEDRIILVAGSVFKLKDELGTRHEDKVYFDQNGELTHKFDIKASPAIVQQKGLRLKIEEIKLF; the protein is encoded by the coding sequence ATGATAAAAAATAATCGGTTAATAATTTTATGCACGGTGATTCTAGTAACGTTGCAGGCTTTTGCAAAAGATCTCGGTACAAAGGGTCATACTTATCAAATAATTGAGCAACCGTTTTTACGAATGATAGATGAAAGATTGCAGAAAGTTGATATGAAAAAAGAGCAAGAAAAAATGACCGCTATTGTTAAAGATCGAGCTCTCAATCCTAGAGCGGTTGAAGGGTTGCTACCCGCGTTTAGCAGCAGAGTTTTTTATTTCGACCCTACCTATACACTAGAAGAGGATGCGGTTTTACCTTGCGGGAGAATATTACACAAGGCAGGTACAAAAGTAAATCCTTTAGAACATATGGATTTAAATAGGAGATTATTTTTTATCGATAGCAGAGAACTTGCTCAAATAAAATGGCTAAAAGCGCAATTAGCCGCAAGTAATCTCGACATAAGTAACAACCTAGCCGATCAAAAAGAACCGATAGAAGATAGAATTATTTTAGTGGCAGGGAGTGTATTTAAACTAAAGGACGAGCTTGGTACCCGGCATGAAGATAAGGTCTATTTTGACCAAAACGGAGAGCTGACACACAAATTCGACATTAAAGCAAGTCCGGCGATAGTGCAGCAAAAGGGATTAAGGCTTAAGATAGAAGAAATTAAATTATTCTAA
- a CDS encoding TraC family protein, which translates to MKNLYEDFANKAASIIGFERTDCETFERSKKALFENNLNGAESLKDYLSYRYFDPKTESFLLANSAAGFLLEICPLVGVNDSVVKNLNQFFAKELPAGGFLQFFLLASSDIEDFLRFWGNGRTAPDPILQRMTKERQEYLRKKAADFYSSGKRLPRVFKLFVSYSTIYRNCNEASLADLQNFRKTLMSKLGSLKLQPRIGNTETLIRICREILEFEPGIRANYKSTAPLDLINNQCLSSGNYYQSKKRSFVNTKTDVAHRAFSVTGMPTFWSLLQNINLLGNSEKSPLPARFLISYTISNDHKSKKAFTARGKRIIDAAERPYARHDKALHAEASEWREIIRRLATEDNILSDSWILVASAKEDNIDDVCAEIITQYNGQDFYLSSLDYFHLEAILGVLPMHAANFWSELKLKKLVQPVLSSEVVAKLPIHAEWYGVPLSGVPFIGRRGQLFNWNPYHRIGAGNFNINVVGPSGVGKSVFLQCLADTMLAANTRMFILDIGASYAPLAKLLGGEIIEFGVLSSFTINPFVGLKPNMIETEFNQLVVCAKELLSIMCGAEGEFETASLEKALKDAVISSNFKLDLQGFVAFLKESKSELLEQFATSLFSYTREGVFGKYFSGEKPANFNKSITIFEFEHVKDQPKLIAIILQTLLMQITSQFLTGDRSQKFMIIVDEAWMLLEHCAGFLAAIARNLRRYGGSLVVCTQCFADLQTAGETQNNNNHRRAIFENSAWKIILPPNSLADFELHSEFKEKVPLLKSLLFENGKYSEMLLSSSGIDVVGRLILDPFSAAVFSTESNDFNFLNNQEAAGIPMEQAIDNLIKAKANAKK; encoded by the coding sequence ATGAAAAATCTTTATGAGGATTTTGCAAATAAAGCGGCTAGCATAATCGGTTTTGAGCGAACCGATTGCGAGACTTTTGAGCGATCAAAGAAGGCATTATTTGAAAATAATCTAAACGGGGCTGAAAGCTTAAAAGATTATTTAAGTTACAGATATTTTGATCCAAAAACCGAGAGCTTTTTGCTAGCAAACTCTGCGGCAGGTTTTTTATTAGAGATTTGTCCATTAGTCGGTGTTAACGATTCGGTGGTAAAAAACCTTAATCAGTTTTTTGCTAAAGAGCTACCTGCCGGCGGCTTTTTGCAGTTTTTCTTGTTGGCAAGCTCCGATATTGAGGATTTTTTGAGGTTTTGGGGTAACGGGCGCACCGCTCCTGATCCTATCTTGCAAAGAATGACCAAGGAGAGACAAGAATATTTGCGCAAGAAGGCCGCGGATTTCTATAGTAGCGGTAAGCGTTTACCGAGAGTCTTTAAGCTCTTTGTGTCCTATAGCACTATTTACAGAAATTGCAATGAAGCGTCGTTGGCGGATTTGCAAAACTTTCGCAAAACATTAATGAGTAAACTCGGTAGTTTAAAATTGCAACCGAGAATCGGTAATACTGAAACTTTAATCAGAATTTGCAGGGAAATACTTGAGTTTGAACCCGGCATACGTGCGAACTACAAATCTACCGCGCCGCTGGATTTAATTAATAATCAATGTTTGTCTAGCGGCAATTATTACCAGAGCAAAAAACGTAGCTTTGTTAATACTAAGACCGATGTTGCCCACCGAGCATTTAGCGTTACAGGTATGCCTACATTCTGGTCATTATTACAAAACATTAATTTACTAGGTAATTCTGAAAAATCTCCGCTGCCGGCAAGGTTTTTAATTAGTTATACGATTAGCAACGACCACAAAAGTAAAAAAGCTTTTACGGCTCGTGGAAAAAGAATAATAGACGCGGCAGAGCGTCCTTACGCTCGCCATGACAAGGCTCTTCATGCCGAAGCCTCAGAGTGGAGGGAGATTATCAGACGTTTAGCCACCGAAGATAACATCTTAAGTGATTCATGGATTTTAGTTGCAAGCGCAAAAGAGGATAATATAGACGATGTATGTGCAGAAATCATTACTCAATATAATGGGCAAGACTTTTACTTAAGCAGTTTAGATTATTTTCATTTAGAGGCAATACTCGGGGTTTTACCTATGCACGCGGCTAATTTCTGGTCGGAACTGAAGCTTAAAAAATTGGTACAACCGGTATTGTCGTCAGAGGTAGTAGCAAAACTGCCGATCCACGCAGAATGGTACGGCGTGCCGTTATCGGGAGTACCTTTTATCGGTAGGCGCGGTCAATTATTTAACTGGAATCCCTACCATAGAATAGGAGCGGGTAATTTCAACATTAACGTAGTCGGGCCAAGCGGGGTCGGTAAATCGGTATTCTTGCAATGTCTTGCCGATACGATGCTTGCAGCTAATACCAGAATGTTCATTCTTGATATCGGAGCTAGCTATGCACCGCTTGCTAAGCTACTCGGCGGTGAGATTATAGAGTTTGGAGTATTATCTAGTTTTACCATTAATCCTTTTGTCGGTCTAAAGCCTAATATGATTGAGACCGAGTTTAACCAATTAGTAGTCTGCGCTAAGGAGTTACTTAGCATTATGTGCGGAGCGGAAGGTGAATTTGAAACGGCGAGTTTAGAAAAAGCTCTTAAAGATGCGGTAATCTCGAGCAACTTTAAACTAGACTTGCAAGGTTTTGTTGCTTTTTTAAAAGAATCTAAATCGGAATTATTAGAGCAATTTGCAACTAGTCTATTTTCTTACACTAGAGAGGGAGTATTCGGTAAATATTTCTCAGGCGAGAAACCTGCCAACTTTAATAAATCTATTACTATTTTTGAGTTTGAGCATGTTAAAGATCAACCAAAGCTCATAGCTATCATCCTGCAGACGCTGCTGATGCAAATAACCAGTCAATTCTTAACCGGTGATAGATCACAGAAATTCATGATTATCGTTGATGAAGCATGGATGCTACTAGAGCATTGCGCCGGGTTCTTAGCGGCTATTGCTAGAAACTTACGGCGTTACGGCGGAAGCTTAGTTGTTTGTACCCAGTGTTTTGCCGACTTGCAAACTGCCGGAGAGACTCAGAATAATAATAATCACCGCAGAGCTATTTTTGAAAATAGTGCTTGGAAAATAATATTGCCGCCTAATTCTCTTGCCGATTTTGAATTGCACTCTGAATTTAAAGAAAAAGTACCGCTACTTAAGTCCTTATTATTCGAGAACGGAAAATATTCTGAAATGCTACTCTCTTCATCGGGAATTGACGTTGTCGGTAGGTTAATATTAGACCCCTTTAGTGCGGCGGTATTTTCAACGGAAAGCAATGACTTTAACTTTTTGAACAATCAAGAAGCTGCCGGCATACCTATGGAACAAGCAATTGACAATTTGATTAAGGCAAAAGCTAATGCAAAAAAATAG
- a CDS encoding TraE/TraK family type IV conjugative transfer system protein, with amino-acid sequence MEVNTEDRLQNISIIRQRNFFAGCTLLAVISNFLLVAKISSTTERIIMVPGITKDLAVEGSIVSQSYLEETALLFASALLDLTADTISLKKNIILKNTSTRSEQSLKSLQSYFAGREDEHKKFGLSTFFAPKQIQVDAKNLQVVIEGLLTSTFGKRGFEQNTLKYLLSFDYVGGHLKLKEFTQVKPKAKESNDKNKDEEQDKSTEAGV; translated from the coding sequence ATGGAAGTCAATACTGAAGATCGGTTGCAAAACATTAGCATAATACGCCAGCGCAACTTTTTTGCCGGCTGCACCTTACTTGCCGTAATTAGCAATTTTCTGTTGGTTGCCAAAATATCTAGTACCACCGAGCGTATTATCATGGTGCCAGGTATTACTAAAGATTTGGCGGTTGAAGGGTCAATCGTTTCACAAAGTTACCTAGAAGAAACCGCATTACTTTTTGCCTCTGCACTGCTTGATTTAACCGCCGATACTATTTCCCTCAAGAAAAATATTATCCTAAAAAATACAAGTACAAGATCCGAACAAAGCCTTAAATCGTTGCAAAGCTATTTTGCCGGTAGAGAAGACGAGCATAAGAAATTCGGCTTATCAACGTTCTTTGCGCCGAAACAAATTCAGGTAGATGCTAAAAACCTACAGGTCGTTATAGAGGGCTTGCTGACTAGTACTTTCGGCAAGAGGGGTTTTGAGCAAAACACGCTTAAATATTTGCTGTCTTTTGACTATGTAGGCGGCCATTTAAAATTAAAGGAATTTACCCAAGTTAAACCGAAAGCCAAAGAGAGCAATGATAAGAATAAAGACGAAGAACAAGATAAATCAACGGAAGCTGGTGTTTGA
- a CDS encoding helix-turn-helix transcriptional regulator: MASLQLKLSELMTQKNVTISDIEKTTGLNKNTINSILTGASKNPTANTLRAIAKALDVSLEFILSDEEMNIDGLNKDQMKIFSEVTSATINIIIDKELSFTIDKLNALIKEIYQYSVKINPPYIDDRFINWIVDKHNKS, from the coding sequence ATGGCCAGTTTACAGTTAAAGCTTTCAGAGTTAATGACCCAAAAAAATGTGACTATTTCAGATATTGAAAAAACAACGGGATTAAATAAAAACACTATTAATAGTATTTTGACAGGTGCATCAAAAAATCCTACCGCTAATACTCTGCGCGCTATTGCTAAGGCTTTAGATGTTTCTTTAGAATTTATCTTGTCTGATGAAGAAATGAATATTGACGGTTTAAATAAAGATCAAATGAAGATATTTAGTGAGGTGACGTCTGCTACTATTAATATTATTATAGATAAAGAGTTAAGTTTTACGATTGATAAATTAAATGCTCTAATCAAAGAAATATATCAGTATTCCGTTAAAATTAATCCACCGTATATTGATGACAGATTTATTAATTGGATCGTGGATAAACATAATAAATCTTAG
- a CDS encoding type-F conjugative transfer system secretin TraK produces MDKATHKILKQIIYSGLFLYAHIASGETYQAQPNEPLQIKISKSGLNRISNPPYKITQVTGDDSKFRLKYDEDGTNIYFMPLITIGENVEISIRNNAGITQDLELQVSDIKGKSIIIDGKTNLKLERIEKSDIAEMLRAMKDNVQGKFYVQNTKQQKLKSIGILKVEQSKIYKYKNLAGGVFEITNPTKNPITLDVSIFARSFDNVKSFYPNLSTIEPSTTITVLVVQKVAGK; encoded by the coding sequence ATGGATAAAGCTACGCATAAAATATTAAAACAAATAATATACTCCGGTCTTTTTCTCTATGCACATATTGCAAGCGGTGAAACTTATCAAGCTCAACCTAATGAGCCGCTACAGATAAAAATATCTAAATCCGGTTTAAACCGTATATCTAATCCGCCTTATAAAATCACGCAAGTGACGGGAGATGATAGTAAATTTCGTCTTAAATACGATGAGGACGGCACGAATATATATTTTATGCCGCTTATCACGATCGGTGAAAACGTAGAAATTAGCATCAGAAATAATGCCGGCATCACTCAGGATTTAGAGCTACAAGTATCGGATATAAAAGGAAAATCGATTATTATAGACGGCAAAACCAACTTGAAATTAGAGCGTATAGAGAAAAGCGATATAGCAGAGATGCTAAGGGCAATGAAAGATAATGTGCAAGGTAAGTTTTACGTACAAAACACCAAACAACAAAAACTTAAGAGTATCGGCATCTTGAAAGTGGAGCAGAGCAAGATTTATAAATATAAAAATCTGGCCGGCGGAGTATTTGAAATTACAAATCCGACTAAAAATCCGATTACCTTAGATGTATCTATTTTTGCAAGGAGCTTTGACAACGTCAAAAGCTTCTATCCAAACTTATCGACTATTGAACCATCGACAACAATAACCGTACTGGTAGTACAGAAAGTGGCGGGGAAATAA
- a CDS encoding tetratricopeptide repeat protein has product MIKFLVTIILLIMHNNSFANGQISNLIIPVSYFVDHVKQLNSLNSSLSKYRKVSIVGTSGIGKTQLVRIYAYENKEKYNLIWFVDCNLNLNQEFVKLAKQLNKNSKANISEDAELAKKEVMDYLSHQDKWLLVFDNLKINENKKVQDIMDWENNGNVIFCSQDSEILPHPIEMTTFNNEDAIILASNLLESKDKDDVDFLAKAFSGYPVLIVQGAQLLNKIKGLNKEEYKKKIYQSADKIKLNITLAIKELKPSAVKLLGKIALINNQRFSKQLLGLVTDDPSTIEDDIYQLSKFMLIVNVNANEDNPIFEMHDIIAQKILEINQENNKALLEDIVLKINSSTKGAGTQNGHILRTESTIPENLEIILRNAEKYKIDIYSVMELRKNLLVVYVNTQNKYGCEQFIDWFEEQEKNSKFNLLLMSKAHKGNYAAYLGLIGVYNQVILAHFEVAIGYFTRALEILDGLNERINLKYNLTSHVAETQSLLGNIESAKVAIDKMEKLLSQGVDEADIAVLYYAKSVMYLMQGKYIEALEHSDKDKECSIKYGLSPNDLFMTVTYMLRTEALNWLGKYHEAYTQAQQLYEMHKPVKREDHEVFGRIYTQMARSELGLGETDKALNHVTKATAIFLADERRNPKEADYSEDTDLAASYVVQGDILFAKDNLKQAIESYKKAQVIYFYLYRDRSKNVAHVSYLYTQGAKAACKAKDLYNYKIFGKPQVKEFGIDHPNTIAMFKYCKQYDMDLWAKEN; this is encoded by the coding sequence ATGATTAAATTCCTAGTAACAATAATATTACTAATTATGCATAATAATTCATTTGCTAACGGACAAATATCTAATTTGATTATACCGGTTAGTTATTTTGTGGATCATGTTAAACAACTTAACTCTCTTAATAGTAGTTTAAGCAAATATAGAAAAGTAAGTATAGTCGGTACTAGCGGTATAGGTAAAACTCAACTTGTCAGAATATACGCCTATGAAAACAAAGAGAAATATAATTTGATATGGTTTGTTGATTGTAATCTTAATTTAAACCAAGAATTTGTAAAACTGGCTAAACAGCTTAATAAGAATAGTAAAGCTAATATATCGGAAGACGCTGAGCTAGCTAAAAAAGAAGTAATGGATTACTTATCTCATCAAGATAAGTGGTTACTAGTATTTGATAATCTAAAGATTAATGAAAATAAAAAAGTTCAAGATATAATGGATTGGGAGAATAACGGAAATGTAATATTTTGCTCACAAGATAGTGAAATATTACCTCATCCTATAGAAATGACTACTTTTAACAACGAAGATGCAATTATCTTGGCTAGCAATTTACTAGAAAGTAAAGATAAAGATGATGTTGATTTTTTAGCAAAAGCTTTTAGCGGTTATCCTGTACTCATAGTTCAAGGAGCGCAATTATTAAATAAAATTAAAGGATTAAATAAAGAAGAGTATAAAAAGAAAATTTATCAATCGGCAGATAAGATCAAATTAAATATTACGTTAGCTATTAAAGAATTAAAACCTAGTGCCGTTAAATTATTGGGAAAAATCGCTTTGATCAATAATCAAAGATTTTCAAAACAATTGCTAGGGCTAGTTACCGATGATCCTAGCACTATTGAAGATGATATTTATCAATTATCTAAATTTATGTTGATTGTTAATGTAAACGCTAATGAGGATAATCCTATTTTTGAGATGCACGACATAATAGCGCAAAAAATATTAGAAATAAATCAGGAAAATAATAAAGCATTATTAGAAGATATTGTTTTAAAAATCAATAGTTCTACTAAAGGAGCAGGAACTCAAAACGGACATATTTTAAGAACGGAAAGCACTATCCCCGAAAATTTAGAAATTATTTTAAGAAATGCAGAAAAATATAAAATTGATATATATTCCGTAATGGAATTAAGAAAAAATCTTTTAGTAGTGTATGTAAACACGCAAAACAAATATGGTTGCGAGCAATTTATAGACTGGTTTGAAGAACAAGAAAAAAATAGCAAATTTAATTTACTTCTCATGAGCAAAGCTCATAAGGGAAATTATGCGGCCTATTTAGGTTTAATAGGAGTTTATAATCAGGTTATTCTAGCTCACTTCGAAGTAGCGATAGGGTATTTTACTAGAGCATTAGAAATACTTGATGGATTAAACGAACGTATTAATTTAAAATATAATCTTACTTCTCATGTAGCAGAGACACAATCTTTATTAGGAAATATTGAATCAGCAAAAGTTGCTATTGATAAAATGGAAAAATTACTTAGTCAAGGTGTAGATGAAGCAGATATAGCGGTATTATATTATGCTAAATCAGTGATGTATCTCATGCAAGGTAAATATATAGAAGCTCTCGAACATTCCGATAAAGATAAAGAGTGCTCAATAAAGTATGGATTGTCACCTAATGATTTATTTATGACCGTAACTTATATGTTAAGAACCGAAGCGCTTAATTGGTTAGGTAAATATCATGAAGCATATACGCAAGCTCAACAATTATATGAAATGCATAAGCCGGTAAAAAGAGAAGACCACGAGGTATTCGGTCGTATTTATACACAAATGGCAAGAAGTGAGTTGGGGCTAGGAGAGACAGATAAAGCTCTAAATCATGTTACAAAAGCTACAGCAATATTTTTAGCCGATGAGCGGAGGAATCCAAAAGAAGCTGATTACTCTGAAGATACTGACTTAGCCGCTAGTTATGTGGTACAAGGCGATATTCTCTTTGCAAAAGATAATCTTAAACAGGCAATAGAATCTTATAAAAAAGCTCAAGTCATATATTTTTATTTATATAGAGACAGAAGTAAGAATGTCGCTCATGTGAGCTATTTATATACACAAGGAGCTAAAGCGGCTTGTAAAGCAAAGGACTTGTATAATTATAAAATATTCGGTAAGCCGCAAGTTAAAGAATTTGGTATAGACCATCCTAATACTATTGCTATGTTTAAATATTGCAAGCAGTATGATATGGATTTGTGGGCTAAAGAAAACTAA